Proteins encoded by one window of Sphingosinicella sp. BN140058:
- the ileS gene encoding isoleucine--tRNA ligase translates to MSEKPETTPQDWRDTVFLPKTDFPMKAGLAQKEPAILSRWAEEGLYQRLREARAGRERFILHDGPPYANGDIHMGHAMNKILKDIIVRSQSLLGKDAPYVPGWDCHGLPIEWKIEEQYRKKKLDKDAVPPREFRAECRAYAEKWVGIQAEQFQRLGVMGEWDNPYLTMKFEAEAKIVEELLKFAESGQLYRGAKPVMWSPVEKTALAEAEVEYEEITSTQIDVGFEIVESPVDALVGAQAVIWTTTPWTIPVNQALAYGPEITYALVEAGSRKLLIAEDLLGAFAARLGEEVKTTGVQLRGADLAGTVVRHPMHALGGFFARPRPMLAGDFVTTDAGTGLVHMSPDHGEDDFLLCKAHGIDPVFAVTDDGRYREDWGWLPGGGSVINPKFNAPDGPICSDLRDTGALLAASADFRHSYPHSWRSKAKIIFRCTPQWFIPMDGTGGSPKPVRAEPVEALSSTSAEQQESDGLRQAQADRSAAEQRASGNGTLRQIALSAIDETRWVPEKAKNRISAMVEGRPDWVISRQRAWGVPIALYVHRQTGEYLRDAAVNSRIIRAFHEGGADAWFSADHQALLGSGYRLEDYEPIVDILDVWFDSGSTHSYVVEARYGEGTRANLYIEGSDQHRGWFQSSLLESCGTRGHAPYDAVLTHGFALDQNARKMSKSLGNVVDPLAIIRESGADILRLWVASTDYFEDVRIGKEVLAGTGDAYRKLRNTFRYLLGALADFDESERVAVAEMPELERWVLHRLAAIDAELKEAVNGFEFNRYSRLLTGFANDELSAFFFDIRKDVLYCDIGPKLPQGSITRRAYRTVLDTVFHALVRWLAPVLSFTTEEVWGTRYQQDGSVHLLEWPEIDAAWRDDALNAKWQQIAATRQRVTEAIEPLRRGKEIGSSLEADIVARVSSDALATALASIDFAEICIVSSAKVETGEDAVTVTRTDKEKCGRCWRYLPEVVEEGALCGRCEEVVNG, encoded by the coding sequence ATGTCCGAGAAACCCGAAACCACCCCGCAGGATTGGCGCGACACGGTCTTCCTGCCGAAGACCGATTTCCCGATGAAAGCCGGCCTTGCCCAGAAGGAGCCGGCCATCCTCTCGCGCTGGGCCGAGGAAGGTCTCTATCAGCGCCTCCGCGAGGCCCGCGCCGGGCGCGAGCGCTTCATTCTCCACGACGGCCCGCCGTACGCCAATGGCGACATCCACATGGGCCATGCGATGAACAAGATCCTCAAGGACATCATCGTCCGCTCCCAGTCGCTGCTCGGCAAGGATGCGCCCTATGTCCCGGGATGGGACTGTCATGGCCTGCCGATCGAGTGGAAGATCGAGGAGCAATATCGCAAGAAGAAGCTCGACAAGGATGCGGTTCCGCCGCGCGAGTTCCGCGCTGAATGCCGGGCCTATGCCGAGAAGTGGGTCGGCATCCAGGCCGAACAGTTTCAGCGCCTGGGCGTGATGGGCGAGTGGGACAATCCCTATCTCACCATGAAGTTCGAGGCCGAGGCCAAGATCGTCGAGGAACTGCTCAAATTCGCCGAGAGCGGCCAGCTCTATCGCGGGGCCAAGCCCGTGATGTGGTCGCCGGTCGAAAAGACCGCGCTCGCCGAAGCCGAAGTCGAATATGAGGAGATCACCTCGACCCAGATCGACGTCGGCTTCGAGATCGTCGAAAGCCCGGTTGACGCGCTGGTCGGCGCTCAAGCGGTGATCTGGACGACGACACCGTGGACGATCCCGGTCAACCAGGCTCTCGCTTATGGCCCGGAGATCACCTACGCCCTCGTCGAAGCCGGCAGCCGCAAGCTGCTGATTGCGGAAGACCTGCTCGGCGCCTTTGCCGCGCGCCTCGGCGAAGAGGTAAAGACGACCGGCGTACAGCTGCGCGGCGCCGATCTCGCCGGCACCGTCGTCCGCCACCCGATGCATGCACTCGGCGGATTCTTCGCCCGGCCGCGGCCGATGCTTGCCGGCGACTTCGTCACGACCGACGCCGGCACCGGCCTCGTTCACATGTCGCCCGATCACGGCGAGGACGATTTCCTGCTCTGCAAGGCGCACGGCATCGATCCGGTGTTCGCGGTCACGGACGACGGCCGCTATCGCGAGGATTGGGGCTGGCTTCCCGGCGGCGGCAGCGTGATCAATCCCAAGTTCAACGCACCCGACGGCCCGATCTGCTCGGACCTGCGCGACACCGGCGCGTTGCTCGCCGCCTCTGCCGACTTCCGCCATTCCTATCCGCACAGCTGGCGCTCCAAGGCGAAGATCATTTTCCGCTGCACGCCGCAATGGTTCATCCCGATGGACGGCACAGGGGGAAGTCCGAAACCCGTTCGGGCTGAGCCTGTCGAAGCCCTTTCTTCGACTTCCGCCGAGCAGCAAGAATCGGATGGCCTTCGACAGGCTCAGGCCGATCGGAGCGCAGCGGAACAGCGGGCCAGCGGCAACGGGACCCTCCGTCAGATCGCTCTCTCCGCGATCGACGAAACCCGCTGGGTGCCGGAAAAGGCGAAGAACCGGATCAGCGCGATGGTCGAGGGCCGTCCGGACTGGGTGATCAGCCGCCAGCGCGCCTGGGGCGTGCCGATCGCGCTCTACGTCCATCGCCAGACCGGCGAATATCTGCGCGACGCCGCCGTCAATTCCCGCATCATCCGCGCCTTTCACGAAGGCGGCGCCGACGCGTGGTTCAGCGCCGACCACCAGGCCCTGCTCGGCAGCGGCTACCGGCTCGAAGACTATGAGCCGATCGTCGACATTCTCGACGTCTGGTTCGATTCCGGATCGACCCACAGCTACGTCGTCGAGGCGCGCTACGGCGAAGGCACCCGCGCCAATCTCTATATCGAAGGATCGGATCAGCATCGCGGCTGGTTCCAGTCGTCCTTGCTCGAAAGCTGCGGCACCCGTGGCCACGCGCCCTACGACGCGGTCCTCACCCACGGCTTCGCGCTCGATCAGAATGCGCGCAAGATGTCGAAAAGCCTCGGCAACGTCGTCGACCCGCTGGCGATCATCCGGGAAAGCGGCGCCGACATCCTCCGCCTCTGGGTCGCCTCGACCGACTATTTCGAGGATGTTCGCATCGGCAAGGAAGTGCTCGCGGGCACCGGCGACGCCTATCGCAAGCTCAGGAACACCTTCCGCTACCTGCTCGGCGCTCTCGCCGACTTCGACGAGAGCGAGCGCGTCGCCGTCGCCGAGATGCCGGAGCTCGAGCGCTGGGTTCTCCATCGCCTCGCGGCGATCGACGCCGAGCTGAAGGAGGCGGTGAACGGCTTCGAGTTCAATCGTTACTCGCGGCTGCTCACCGGCTTTGCCAACGACGAACTGTCCGCATTCTTCTTCGATATCCGCAAGGACGTGCTCTATTGCGATATCGGACCCAAGCTGCCGCAGGGATCGATCACCCGCCGTGCCTATCGGACGGTCCTCGACACGGTCTTCCACGCGTTGGTGCGGTGGCTGGCGCCGGTGCTCAGCTTCACCACCGAGGAAGTCTGGGGTACGCGTTACCAGCAGGACGGCTCCGTCCACCTGCTGGAATGGCCCGAGATCGATGCCGCGTGGCGCGATGACGCGCTGAACGCCAAGTGGCAGCAGATCGCAGCGACTCGCCAGCGCGTGACCGAAGCGATCGAACCGCTGCGCCGCGGCAAGGAGATCGGATCAAGTCTCGAAGCCGACATCGTTGCCCGGGTATCGAGCGACGCGCTCGCGACCGCCCTGGCGTCGATCGACTTCGCCGAAATCTGCATCGTTTCGTCGGCGAAGGTCGAGACGGGCGAAGACGCCGTGACAGTGACGCGCACCGACAAGGAAAAGTGCGGCCGCTGCTGGCGCTATCTGCCCGAGGTCGTCGAAGAAGGCGCGCTGTGCGGGCGCTGCGAAGAGGTGGTGAATGGCTGA
- the lspA gene encoding signal peptidase II, with the protein MAELSAADRERIQRNRKLGMTIAATVLLLDQASKWIVTYVLQLQQQVVITLAPIFDLRWVENRGVSMGFLTAGSPLERWLLVAMTGAISIFVVTWMWRERRRDDAIALAFVLGGALGNIIDRIRLGYVVDFADLHFGDIHPFLVFNVGDAAITIGVLLLLVRALLTRDRTPAPEDK; encoded by the coding sequence ATGGCTGAGCTGAGTGCGGCGGACCGGGAGCGCATACAGCGCAACCGCAAGCTGGGTATGACCATCGCCGCCACCGTTCTGCTGCTCGATCAGGCAAGCAAATGGATCGTCACCTACGTCCTCCAGCTGCAGCAGCAGGTGGTGATCACCCTGGCGCCGATATTCGATCTGCGCTGGGTCGAGAATCGCGGCGTGTCGATGGGCTTCCTGACCGCGGGCAGTCCGCTGGAGCGCTGGCTGCTGGTGGCGATGACGGGGGCGATCTCGATCTTCGTCGTGACCTGGATGTGGCGCGAACGCCGGCGCGACGATGCGATCGCCCTCGCCTTCGTGCTCGGCGGCGCGCTCGGCAACATCATCGATCGCATTCGGCTCGGCTACGTCGTCGATTTCGCCGATCTGCATTTCGGCGACATCCATCCCTTTTTGGTCTTCAATGTCGGCGATGCAGCCATTACCATCGGCGTCCTGTTATTGTTGGTCCGCGCGCTGTTGACGCGCGACCGTACGCCCGCCCCGGAGGACAAGTGA
- a CDS encoding DUF3035 domain-containing protein, with the protein MRKINIALAVMAGSLALAGCGSSGVLGRERPDEFAVARNAPLVIPPDYSLVPPRAGEPAPTGADARTQALEALFGGPAPRSDAERQLLNQAGTANTAIGARSVAGDPGTNVVDKGATTQTILNSPSGAGRDATVTTPQ; encoded by the coding sequence ATGCGTAAGATCAACATCGCCCTCGCGGTCATGGCGGGAAGCCTTGCTCTCGCCGGCTGCGGCTCGAGCGGCGTCCTCGGTCGCGAGCGCCCCGACGAGTTTGCGGTTGCCCGCAACGCGCCGCTGGTCATCCCGCCGGATTACTCGCTGGTGCCGCCGCGCGCCGGCGAACCGGCCCCGACCGGCGCCGACGCACGCACCCAGGCGCTCGAAGCTTTGTTCGGCGGCCCGGCGCCGCGCAGCGATGCCGAGCGCCAGCTGCTCAATCAGGCCGGGACTGCCAACACCGCCATCGGCGCGCGCTCGGTGGCCGGCGACCCGGGAACAAATGTCGTCGACAAGGGCGCGACCACCCAGACGATCCTCAACTCGCCGTCGGGTGCCGGGCGCGACGCGACCGTCACCACGCCGCAATAA
- a CDS encoding mechanosensitive ion channel family protein, translating to MTWPTGSDWIIAAAAIAAAAFAWVAAHFLSRGLGPRLADFFEQRAGARGETLGPRMCDLSRYLIFAILIAIILNADAWRPLGAIVLGIAIAAGCALFVLGILRGLAMPRLVALVLAGVTFVALLTRAVGGLKPITDTLNRVGFDAGSMRFSLLSLIQIAVTVAALYAIVKLLNRIVGTSIRRASGFDPTQQLLAQKLASVALVIAAFFIGIDVLGIDLTALTVFSGAFGLAIGFGLQKTFGNLMAGIILLMDRSIKPGDVIVIGEAVGRINKIGVRAVSIVTRDGKEHLIPNENLMTQEVENWSYSSRDVRVHIPVGVAYSCDLDLAQRLMVEAAAASDRVLDAPGPKVWLTGFGENSVTHDILIWLKDPEAGIGSVRSEILNRLWVLFKENGIELPFPQRDIRVKEWPVPPSGSGAPN from the coding sequence GTGACCTGGCCAACCGGCTCCGACTGGATCATCGCTGCCGCGGCGATCGCCGCCGCGGCCTTCGCCTGGGTGGCAGCACATTTCCTGTCTCGGGGCCTCGGTCCTCGGCTCGCGGACTTCTTCGAACAGCGGGCCGGCGCCCGCGGAGAGACGCTGGGGCCGCGCATGTGCGATCTCAGCCGCTACCTGATCTTCGCCATTCTGATCGCAATCATCCTCAACGCGGATGCGTGGCGGCCCCTGGGCGCGATCGTTCTTGGCATCGCCATTGCGGCCGGCTGCGCGCTGTTCGTGCTCGGCATCCTTCGCGGCTTGGCAATGCCGCGGCTGGTCGCCCTGGTACTCGCCGGGGTCACCTTCGTCGCCTTGCTCACCCGCGCTGTCGGCGGCCTCAAACCGATCACCGACACGTTGAACCGGGTCGGCTTCGATGCCGGCAGCATGCGCTTCTCGCTGCTCAGCCTGATCCAGATCGCTGTGACCGTCGCGGCGCTCTACGCAATCGTGAAACTGCTCAATCGGATCGTCGGCACTTCGATCCGCAGGGCTTCGGGCTTCGATCCGACCCAGCAATTGCTCGCGCAGAAGCTCGCCTCCGTGGCGCTCGTCATCGCCGCCTTCTTCATCGGGATCGATGTGCTCGGCATCGATCTGACCGCGCTCACCGTCTTCTCCGGTGCGTTCGGCCTGGCGATCGGCTTCGGCCTCCAAAAGACGTTCGGCAATTTGATGGCGGGAATCATCCTGCTGATGGATCGATCGATCAAGCCGGGCGACGTCATCGTGATCGGCGAAGCCGTCGGCCGGATCAACAAAATCGGCGTACGCGCGGTCTCCATCGTCACCCGCGACGGCAAGGAGCATCTGATTCCGAACGAGAATCTGATGACCCAGGAAGTCGAGAACTGGTCGTATTCCAGCCGTGACGTGCGCGTGCACATCCCGGTCGGCGTCGCCTATAGCTGCGATCTGGATCTTGCGCAGAGGCTGATGGTCGAAGCTGCGGCTGCCTCGGACCGCGTGCTCGATGCGCCGGGACCGAAGGTCTGGCTGACCGGCTTCGGCGAGAATAGCGTCACTCACGACATTCTGATCTGGCTGAAGGATCCCGAAGCCGGGATCGGCAGCGTCCGATCCGAGATCCTCAACCGCCTGTGGGTTCTGTTCAAGGAAAACGGAATCGAGCTGCCGTTCCCCCAGCGCGACATCAGGGTGAAGGAATGGCCGGTGCCGCCGTCCGGCAGCGGCGCACCGAATTAG
- the metC gene encoding cystathionine beta-lyase has translation MTDARRRRPDTMIVEGGRKPEWTTGIVNPPVWRASTMLFDSVAEMEASNPPRHGRLQYGRNGTPTQWALAEALTGIEPGAAGTRLFPSGSAAVAIALMAVLSPGDEILMVDSAYAPTRIFCDTVLKPMGVAVTYYDPMIGRGIETLIGDRTKAIFLESPGSLSFEIQDVPGICEIAKARGLVTLIDNTWATPVFFQALSAGVDISILAATKYIVGHADAMIGTVTANARWWPRIERTSQVFGQHVGPDDAYLATRGLRTLGVRLRQHQQSALKVAQWLQAQPQVSRILHPAFADCPGHEHWVRDFKGASGLFAFELKGGDADARDALIDGLEHFGIGYSWGGFESLATPADAERIRTASRWQAEGPRVRLHIGLEDVDDLIEDLARGLARYGASA, from the coding sequence ATGACCGACGCCCGCAGGCGCCGTCCCGACACGATGATCGTCGAGGGCGGCCGCAAACCCGAATGGACCACCGGCATCGTCAATCCGCCGGTGTGGCGTGCCTCGACGATGTTGTTCGACAGCGTTGCGGAGATGGAGGCGTCCAACCCGCCGCGTCATGGACGCCTGCAATATGGGCGAAACGGCACCCCCACCCAATGGGCGCTGGCCGAGGCGCTTACCGGGATCGAGCCGGGTGCCGCGGGAACCCGGCTGTTCCCGTCCGGCTCTGCCGCCGTGGCGATCGCGCTGATGGCCGTGCTGTCGCCAGGGGACGAGATCCTGATGGTCGACAGCGCCTACGCGCCGACCCGGATCTTCTGCGACACCGTGCTGAAGCCGATGGGGGTCGCGGTGACCTATTACGATCCGATGATCGGCCGCGGGATCGAGACGCTGATCGGTGATCGCACCAAGGCGATCTTCCTTGAAAGCCCGGGATCCTTGAGCTTCGAAATCCAGGACGTGCCAGGCATCTGCGAGATCGCCAAGGCGCGAGGCCTCGTCACCCTGATCGACAATACCTGGGCCACCCCCGTCTTCTTCCAGGCGCTGAGCGCCGGCGTGGATATCTCGATCCTCGCCGCGACCAAATATATCGTCGGCCACGCCGATGCGATGATCGGTACGGTGACCGCCAATGCCCGCTGGTGGCCGCGAATCGAGCGGACCAGCCAGGTTTTCGGCCAGCATGTCGGACCCGATGATGCCTATCTCGCCACGCGGGGGCTTCGGACCCTTGGCGTGCGACTCAGGCAGCATCAACAGAGTGCCCTCAAGGTCGCCCAGTGGCTGCAGGCGCAGCCGCAGGTCTCACGGATCCTGCATCCCGCCTTTGCCGATTGCCCGGGGCACGAACATTGGGTGCGGGATTTCAAGGGTGCCTCCGGCCTGTTCGCCTTCGAGCTCAAGGGCGGCGACGCGGACGCGCGCGATGCCCTGATCGACGGCCTCGAGCATTTCGGCATAGGCTATAGCTGGGGCGGGTTCGAGAGCCTGGCGACACCGGCGGATGCGGAGCGGATCCGTACGGCGTCGCGTTGGCAGGCGGAGGGTCCGCGCGTGCGGCTCCATATCGGCCTGGAAGATGTGGACGATCTGATCGAAGATCTTGCCCGGGGCCTGGCGCGTTACGGGGCGTCGGCATGA
- the sseA gene encoding 3-mercaptopyruvate sulfurtransferase, protein MESLVSTEWLAQELGASDLAILDATLLLPGDPRNPRAEHAAEHIPGAVFLDLEEVSDTANPIPHMLPSEAKLASRMQALGVRDGQRVVLYDNSPLHSAARAWWMLRLFGVRQVAILDGGLQKWKAEGRPLEGGAPSRRHGHFTPRFRGGRVADKRLLLSLIGTGSHEIVDARGAGRFSGAEPEPRPGMASGHIPGSRNLPQGNLFNPDQSWKRGTALRAAFDAAGVDLSKPMVTTCGSGVTAAVLLFGAHLLGKEDVLLYDGSWSEWGADPETPKETG, encoded by the coding sequence ATGGAATCGCTCGTTTCGACGGAATGGCTGGCGCAAGAGCTCGGCGCGTCCGATCTCGCGATCCTCGACGCAACCCTGTTGTTGCCGGGAGATCCTCGCAATCCCCGCGCCGAGCACGCGGCGGAGCATATTCCCGGCGCCGTCTTCCTGGACCTGGAGGAGGTTTCGGACACCGCCAATCCGATTCCCCACATGCTGCCGAGCGAGGCCAAGCTCGCGAGCCGGATGCAGGCACTCGGGGTTCGCGACGGGCAGCGCGTCGTCCTCTATGACAACAGCCCGCTGCACAGCGCCGCCCGGGCCTGGTGGATGTTGCGGCTGTTCGGCGTTCGGCAGGTCGCGATCCTCGATGGCGGTTTGCAGAAGTGGAAGGCGGAAGGACGCCCGCTGGAAGGCGGGGCGCCTTCGCGCCGCCACGGTCACTTCACGCCGCGATTCCGCGGCGGCCGCGTTGCCGACAAGAGGCTGCTCCTGTCGCTGATCGGCACCGGATCCCATGAGATCGTCGATGCGCGTGGCGCCGGTCGCTTCAGCGGCGCGGAGCCGGAGCCCCGGCCTGGCATGGCGTCGGGCCACATCCCCGGATCGCGCAATCTGCCTCAAGGCAATTTGTTCAATCCCGATCAAAGCTGGAAGAGGGGGACAGCACTTCGCGCCGCCTTCGATGCCGCGGGGGTGGATCTGTCGAAGCCGATGGTCACCACGTGCGGATCGGGAGTGACCGCAGCCGTATTGCTGTTCGGAGCGCATCTGCTCGGCAAGGAGGACGTGCTGCTCTACGACGGCAGCTGGTCCGAATGGGGCGCCGACCCCGAGACACCGAAGGAAACTGGATGA
- a CDS encoding DUF4910 domain-containing protein: MRTALSLIIAALAVAQAHAAEREVRAPLLTPGETRALASELSGDGAKRTIEALSLHHRMRGSKGYAAAADLVLSRLRDQGLSDVEMIRLPADGKIFYGTQRSRPAWNARSAGLWEQSESRGRWSDAVRVASWADQPITLAQDSVSGAAEADLVDVGAGSDAADYAGKDVRGKLVLTASQPEAVARLAVTERGAAGIVSWAQNQRTAWWGEDQDLIRWGHLSTWADPTFAFMVSPAQARAWQQRMAAGKRIRLRAAVDARRSPGAYLIPTAVIPGEDRAHEIVLSCHLDHPSPGANDNASGCSGILQIARTLQRLIADGRLKRPKRTLRFIWPAEIEGTIALLNARPEFARRTLATIHLDMIGGNSELTKGRLMVEGSPPSLPSFVGDVGFAIGRWVDGQASAFADTGSADLPLLAPGGTRNALDAKIGGFSEGSDHQVWAEGSWRVPVLYVADWPDRYIHTQKDVPANIDSTKLKRAMFIAAGAAWVLANIDAESRELVQLLSAESQQRQAELTRRAISLSKAESANLWRWSGAYEVDVARSLGRFGVTRPEPRPEGRGTSADAAFMLCYQRRASPKGPMDGFGYSWFDDRLAKAGLPRPALLLRPPQWEGASFAYEALNLVDGVRTIQDIADDLSATVGAVPVAEVAEFLKTLERLGVIEPAKG, encoded by the coding sequence ATGCGCACGGCCCTTTCCCTGATCATCGCAGCGCTGGCCGTGGCACAGGCCCATGCTGCGGAGCGAGAGGTGCGGGCGCCGTTGCTCACGCCCGGGGAAACGCGGGCGCTCGCGTCGGAACTCTCGGGCGACGGGGCGAAGCGGACCATCGAGGCGTTGTCGCTGCACCATCGCATGCGCGGATCGAAAGGCTATGCGGCCGCAGCCGATCTCGTGCTGAGCCGCTTGCGGGACCAGGGACTTTCCGACGTCGAGATGATCCGGCTGCCGGCCGACGGCAAGATCTTCTACGGCACCCAGCGCTCCCGTCCCGCCTGGAATGCGCGATCGGCGGGATTGTGGGAGCAGAGCGAGAGCCGCGGCCGATGGTCGGATGCCGTTCGCGTCGCCTCATGGGCGGATCAGCCGATCACGCTCGCGCAGGACAGCGTCAGCGGCGCCGCCGAGGCCGACCTCGTCGACGTCGGGGCCGGCAGCGATGCCGCGGACTATGCGGGCAAGGACGTTCGCGGCAAACTGGTGCTCACCGCGTCGCAGCCCGAAGCGGTGGCCCGGTTGGCCGTCACCGAGCGAGGGGCTGCCGGCATCGTCTCGTGGGCACAGAATCAGCGCACCGCCTGGTGGGGCGAGGATCAGGACCTGATCCGCTGGGGTCATCTCAGCACGTGGGCCGATCCGACCTTCGCCTTCATGGTCTCGCCGGCTCAGGCCCGGGCCTGGCAGCAGCGCATGGCGGCAGGGAAGAGGATCCGGCTTCGCGCCGCGGTGGACGCGCGACGCAGCCCGGGCGCCTATCTGATCCCCACCGCCGTGATTCCCGGCGAGGACAGGGCGCACGAGATCGTCCTGTCCTGCCATCTCGATCATCCCTCGCCCGGCGCGAACGACAATGCGAGCGGCTGTTCGGGCATTCTCCAGATCGCCCGTACGCTGCAGCGGCTGATCGCGGACGGACGTCTCAAGCGCCCCAAGCGAACGCTGCGCTTCATCTGGCCGGCGGAAATCGAGGGTACGATCGCGCTGCTCAATGCGCGCCCTGAATTCGCCCGGCGTACCTTGGCAACGATCCATCTCGACATGATCGGCGGCAACAGCGAGCTGACCAAGGGCCGGCTGATGGTGGAGGGTTCGCCGCCGAGCCTGCCGAGCTTCGTCGGCGACGTGGGCTTCGCGATCGGCCGCTGGGTCGACGGTCAGGCAAGCGCCTTTGCGGATACCGGCAGCGCCGATCTGCCGCTGCTCGCGCCGGGCGGTACCCGCAATGCGCTCGATGCAAAGATCGGCGGCTTCAGCGAGGGCAGCGACCACCAGGTGTGGGCGGAGGGAAGCTGGCGCGTGCCGGTCCTGTATGTCGCCGACTGGCCGGATCGCTACATCCACACGCAAAAGGACGTTCCGGCGAACATCGATTCCACCAAGCTGAAGCGGGCGATGTTCATCGCCGCCGGCGCCGCCTGGGTGCTCGCCAATATCGACGCCGAGAGCCGCGAGCTCGTTCAGTTGCTTTCAGCCGAAAGCCAGCAGCGCCAGGCCGAGCTGACCCGTCGCGCGATCTCGCTGTCGAAGGCGGAGTCGGCGAACCTGTGGCGCTGGAGTGGTGCCTATGAGGTCGACGTTGCGCGCTCGCTCGGGCGCTTCGGCGTGACCAGGCCGGAGCCGCGGCCCGAAGGTCGGGGAACCTCGGCGGATGCCGCCTTCATGCTCTGCTACCAGCGCAGGGCGTCGCCGAAGGGGCCGATGGACGGGTTCGGCTACAGCTGGTTCGACGATCGACTGGCCAAGGCCGGTCTGCCGAGACCCGCTCTGCTCTTGCGCCCGCCGCAATGGGAGGGGGCGAGCTTCGCCTACGAAGCCTTGAACCTCGTCGACGGGGTGAGAACAATCCAGGACATCGCCGACGATCTCTCGGCCACGGTCGGTGCCGTGCCTGTGGCGGAAGTCGCCGAGTTTCTGAAGACGCTGGAGCGACTCGGCGTTATCGAGCCGGCAAAGGGCTGA
- a CDS encoding M28 family metallopeptidase — MRLILALPLMLASACATLPQPPNAEQRAERWWDDVAALADDGMEGRLTGTPGYQRAADHVVSRLRAIGLEPAGTEGFFQPVAFEEQFVDHATSRAALVAGGTATPIALPEDMIVGRGEGRRPAHVEAPLVFIGYGLHIPEAGHDDLAGVDLAGKVAVVISGGPASISGALKAHARRERTRLLAERGAIGLISLTAPKAVETPWGRAVAQAGQSGMYFADPALRDVKADFFSASFATGSSEKLFAGSGRSFAEIGALADASSPLPKVTLVQSLRADIATRHNAVTSANVVARLPGRDSRLKDEHVVFSAHLDHLGTSAPIDGDGLYNGALDNAAGSAALLDIAARYHETRARPKRSMLFVFVTAEEKGLLGSRYFSLRPSVPRRSIVADLNFDMALPIFPLRTVIALGAEESSLGEDAAAIGAAMGLPLVPDPWPDRNSFVRSDQYSFIREGIPSLAFKFGFARNTPEAEIERAWRSTRYHAPSDDLSQPVEKLDAVRLNDFVADLGLRIADAAERPRWSDQSFFRRFERR, encoded by the coding sequence ATGCGCCTGATTCTCGCTCTTCCGCTGATGTTGGCGTCGGCCTGCGCGACCCTGCCCCAGCCGCCCAACGCCGAACAGCGTGCCGAGCGCTGGTGGGACGACGTTGCGGCGCTGGCGGATGATGGAATGGAGGGGAGGCTCACCGGCACGCCCGGCTATCAGCGGGCTGCGGATCATGTCGTCTCGCGCCTGCGCGCGATCGGCCTGGAGCCGGCCGGAACCGAAGGCTTCTTCCAGCCGGTGGCGTTCGAAGAGCAGTTCGTCGATCATGCGACCTCGCGTGCCGCGCTGGTTGCGGGCGGGACGGCGACGCCGATCGCGCTGCCCGAGGATATGATCGTCGGGCGCGGCGAGGGCCGGCGGCCGGCGCATGTCGAGGCGCCATTGGTCTTCATCGGCTACGGCCTCCACATTCCCGAAGCCGGTCATGACGACCTTGCCGGAGTCGATCTCGCGGGCAAGGTAGCCGTGGTGATCAGCGGCGGCCCCGCCAGTATCTCGGGCGCGCTCAAGGCGCATGCGCGGCGGGAGCGTACCCGCCTGCTCGCCGAACGGGGCGCAATCGGCCTGATCTCGCTGACTGCGCCCAAGGCAGTTGAAACACCTTGGGGGCGTGCGGTCGCCCAAGCCGGTCAATCCGGCATGTATTTCGCCGATCCGGCGCTTCGCGACGTCAAGGCCGACTTCTTCAGCGCGAGCTTCGCGACCGGGTCAAGCGAGAAGCTGTTTGCCGGTTCGGGCCGCAGCTTCGCCGAGATCGGCGCGCTGGCCGATGCGTCGAGCCCGCTCCCGAAGGTCACGCTTGTCCAGAGCCTGCGGGCCGACATCGCCACCCGGCACAATGCGGTGACCTCGGCCAACGTCGTCGCCCGCCTTCCCGGCAGGGATAGCCGGCTCAAGGATGAGCATGTCGTCTTTTCGGCACATCTGGATCATCTCGGCACCAGCGCCCCGATTGATGGCGACGGCCTTTACAATGGCGCGCTCGACAATGCCGCGGGCTCCGCCGCCCTGCTCGATATCGCTGCCCGCTATCACGAGACTCGTGCCCGTCCGAAGCGCTCGATGCTGTTCGTCTTCGTGACCGCCGAGGAGAAGGGCTTGCTCGGCTCGCGCTATTTCTCGCTGCGGCCGAGCGTGCCCCGGCGCTCCATCGTTGCCGATCTCAACTTCGACATGGCGCTGCCGATCTTCCCGCTGCGGACCGTGATCGCGCTCGGCGCGGAGGAGAGCAGCCTCGGTGAAGACGCCGCCGCAATCGGCGCGGCGATGGGTCTGCCGCTGGTTCCCGATCCCTGGCCGGACCGGAACAGCTTCGTCCGCTCCGATCAGTATAGCTTCATCCGCGAAGGCATTCCCTCGCTCGCGTTCAAGTTCGGTTTCGCCCGCAACACGCCCGAAGCTGAGATCGAACGGGCCTGGCGGTCGACCCGCTATCACGCGCCCTCGGACGATCTGTCGCAGCCGGTCGAGAAACTGGATGCCGTCCGCCTCAACGACTTCGTTGCGGATCTTGGCCTCCGCATCGCCGACGCGGCCGAGCGGCCGCGTTGGAGCGATCAGAGCTTCTTCCGCCGTTTCGAAAGGCGCTAG